One stretch of Natronobacterium texcoconense DNA includes these proteins:
- a CDS encoding dihydrolipoyl dehydrogenase — MTEYDIVVVGGGSGSQVATAAADRGLEAAVVERGPLGGACITRGCVPSKALIHRADVVEEIQRAERAGIDATLEGVAYDEITDAIHDAVFGKADRQAESLEESENVALYRGEGRFVDDRTLEVDGEESHEIRGEQIVIAVGSRPMEPPIDGLADVDYLTSDNALYLDDRPDELVIVGGGYIGTELGYFFGALGTDVTIIGRSDHLIPREDDEVSELVTDALAEYCEVYTGHEAASVANDDDGDVTVTAEPSDDNDAVEITADDLLLATGRVPNTDTLNLEATSIETDDSGYVETDARLETTVDGVWVLGDVVGDQPFKHAADYESRVVAANALRDDSEAQRASDGRAAEPRDGGREVDYHAMPHAIFTSPQVASVGKTEGELEDEDREYESATVPFDVSPLGAILEIDGLVKVLAAPDGEILGCHIVGPQASSLIQEVVVAMDRGSGTVEDVAETVHVHPALSESIYAAFDELSEGEFSTAPDWRDIRE, encoded by the coding sequence ATGACCGAGTACGATATCGTCGTCGTCGGCGGGGGATCCGGCAGCCAGGTCGCGACCGCCGCGGCCGACCGCGGCCTCGAGGCGGCCGTCGTCGAACGCGGGCCGCTCGGTGGTGCCTGTATCACCCGTGGCTGTGTCCCCTCGAAGGCGCTCATCCACCGTGCGGACGTGGTGGAGGAGATCCAGCGTGCAGAGCGAGCAGGAATCGACGCAACGCTCGAGGGCGTCGCTTACGACGAGATCACCGACGCGATTCACGACGCGGTGTTCGGAAAGGCCGACCGGCAGGCGGAGAGCCTCGAGGAGTCCGAAAACGTCGCGCTCTACCGAGGTGAGGGACGGTTCGTCGACGATCGAACGCTCGAGGTCGACGGAGAGGAATCCCACGAAATACGCGGCGAACAGATCGTCATTGCCGTCGGGAGTCGGCCGATGGAACCGCCGATCGACGGCCTCGCGGACGTCGACTATCTCACCAGCGATAACGCGCTCTATCTCGACGACCGTCCCGACGAACTCGTGATCGTCGGCGGCGGTTACATCGGGACCGAACTGGGCTACTTCTTCGGCGCGCTGGGTACCGACGTCACCATTATCGGCCGCAGCGACCATCTGATCCCGCGGGAGGACGACGAGGTGAGCGAACTCGTCACGGACGCGCTCGCGGAGTACTGCGAGGTGTACACGGGCCACGAGGCGGCGTCAGTCGCGAACGACGACGACGGTGATGTAACTGTCACCGCCGAACCGAGCGACGACAACGACGCCGTCGAAATCACCGCCGACGACCTCCTGCTCGCGACCGGGCGAGTACCGAACACCGACACTCTGAACCTCGAGGCGACGAGCATCGAGACCGACGATTCGGGATACGTCGAGACCGACGCACGGCTCGAGACGACCGTCGACGGCGTCTGGGTGCTGGGCGACGTCGTCGGCGATCAGCCGTTCAAACACGCCGCGGATTACGAGTCGCGGGTGGTGGCGGCGAACGCCCTCCGGGACGATAGCGAGGCGCAACGCGCCTCGGACGGTCGAGCGGCGGAGCCGCGAGACGGAGGTCGGGAAGTCGACTACCACGCCATGCCCCACGCTATCTTTACCTCGCCCCAGGTCGCGAGCGTCGGGAAGACAGAGGGCGAACTCGAGGACGAGGACCGCGAGTACGAGTCGGCGACGGTCCCGTTCGACGTCTCGCCACTGGGGGCGATCCTCGAGATCGACGGACTCGTAAAAGTGCTGGCTGCACCCGACGGAGAGATACTGGGCTGTCACATCGTCGGGCCGCAGGCGTCGTCGTTGATTCAGGAGGTCGTCGTCGCGATGGACCGCGGATCGGGAACCGTCGAGGACGTCGCCGAGACGGTCCACGTCCATCCCGCGCTCTCGGAGTCGAT
- a CDS encoding type II toxin-antitoxin system HicB family antitoxin, with the protein MSEGDEEPVDLADVDVDPSEHDALADAEVTMRVNEHGLYIADDEDSGVSSQGQTPEDAVANLAEAVASHEQAMSDGTGDDWL; encoded by the coding sequence ATGAGCGAAGGAGACGAGGAACCCGTCGACCTCGCGGACGTCGACGTGGACCCCAGCGAGCACGACGCGCTCGCGGACGCGGAGGTAACGATGCGAGTCAACGAACACGGCCTCTACATCGCCGACGACGAGGACAGCGGCGTCTCGAGCCAGGGCCAGACGCCCGAGGACGCGGTCGCGAACCTGGCGGAAGCCGTCGCCTCGCACGAGCAGGCGATGTCGGACGGGACGGGCGACGACTGGCTGTAG
- a CDS encoding winged helix-turn-helix domain-containing protein, with the protein MTEFDPVPDRDAIEDVRSRWHESADTFDRVYETALGVTEPTSYTEIAEIAACSPNAAKKHLNRLAEMGIVRAHRDAKPARYERNDGYLEWQEASRIAAEKTVDEIVTRVETLEHRRDELRERFGETDPSAVSVFTDGEDHEAIHERMESIGEWQAIERDVRLYELARRMAQNDGRLTPA; encoded by the coding sequence GTGACCGAGTTCGATCCCGTTCCCGACCGAGACGCTATCGAGGACGTACGCTCCCGGTGGCACGAGTCGGCCGATACGTTCGATCGCGTCTACGAGACCGCCCTCGGTGTCACGGAGCCGACGTCGTACACAGAAATCGCGGAAATAGCAGCATGTTCGCCGAACGCGGCGAAGAAACACCTCAACCGACTCGCCGAGATGGGGATCGTCCGCGCCCATCGCGACGCCAAGCCCGCACGGTACGAACGCAACGACGGCTATCTCGAGTGGCAGGAAGCCAGCCGAATCGCAGCGGAGAAGACGGTCGACGAGATCGTCACCCGCGTTGAGACCCTCGAGCACCGTCGCGACGAACTGCGAGAGCGGTTCGGTGAGACCGACCCGTCCGCAGTATCTGTCTTCACCGATGGCGAGGATCACGAGGCGATCCACGAACGCATGGAGTCCATCGGCGAATGGCAGGCAATCGAGCGTGACGTTCGGCTGTACGAACTCGCCCGACGGATGGCTCAGAACGACGGGCGTCTCACTCCTGCATGA
- a CDS encoding signal recognition particle protein Srp54, with the protein MVLDDLGSSLRGTLDKLRGKSRISEEDVEEIVKEIQRSLISADVEISLVQELSDNIKQRALEEEPPAGTPARDFVLSIVYEELVDLIGESTDLPLEEQTILLAGLQGSGKTTSAAKMAWWFSTKGLRPAVIQTDTFRPGAYDQAQEMAERAEVDFYGNPDNDDPVEIARKGLEETSEADVHIVDTAGRHALEDDLIDEIEQIEGVVDPDTSLLVLDAAIGQGAKEQASQFDESIGIDGVVITKLDGTAKGGGALTAVDQTDSSIAFLGTGEEVQDVERFEPNGFISRLLGMGDLGQLAERVERAMQQTEIEEEDWDPEDMLQGQFTLNDMQKQMEAMNNMGPLDQVMDMIPGFGGGIKDQLPDDAMDVTQDRMRSFSVIMDSMTDAEKEYPKAIGASQIERIARGSGTSEEQVRELLQQYKMMEKTLKQFQGMGSDKEMQRMMQQMQQQGGGGGGGMGGMGPF; encoded by the coding sequence ATGGTACTCGACGATCTCGGAAGCTCCCTGCGGGGCACCCTCGACAAACTCCGCGGGAAGTCACGAATCAGCGAGGAAGACGTCGAGGAGATCGTCAAGGAGATTCAGCGGTCGCTGATCTCCGCCGACGTCGAAATCTCGCTGGTCCAGGAGCTTTCGGACAACATCAAGCAACGCGCACTCGAGGAAGAACCTCCCGCCGGCACGCCCGCGCGGGACTTCGTCCTCAGCATCGTCTACGAAGAACTGGTCGATCTCATCGGCGAGTCGACGGATCTCCCGCTCGAGGAACAGACCATCCTGCTTGCCGGCCTGCAGGGGTCCGGTAAGACCACCTCCGCCGCGAAGATGGCCTGGTGGTTCTCGACGAAGGGGCTGCGCCCGGCGGTCATCCAGACCGACACTTTCCGACCCGGTGCCTACGACCAGGCCCAGGAAATGGCCGAACGCGCCGAGGTCGACTTCTACGGCAACCCCGACAACGACGACCCCGTCGAGATCGCACGGAAGGGTCTCGAGGAGACCAGCGAGGCCGACGTCCACATCGTGGACACGGCGGGTCGTCACGCGCTCGAGGACGACCTGATCGACGAGATCGAGCAGATCGAGGGCGTCGTCGACCCCGACACCTCCTTGCTCGTGCTGGACGCGGCGATCGGTCAGGGCGCGAAAGAACAGGCGAGCCAGTTCGACGAGTCGATCGGCATCGACGGCGTCGTCATCACGAAGCTAGACGGTACGGCGAAGGGTGGTGGCGCGCTGACGGCCGTCGACCAGACGGACTCGTCGATCGCCTTCCTCGGGACCGGCGAGGAGGTCCAGGACGTCGAGCGCTTCGAGCCTAACGGCTTCATCTCCCGGCTGCTCGGAATGGGCGATCTCGGCCAGCTCGCCGAACGCGTCGAGCGCGCGATGCAACAGACCGAGATCGAGGAGGAAGATTGGGATCCCGAGGACATGTTGCAGGGGCAGTTCACCCTGAACGACATGCAGAAGCAGATGGAGGCGATGAACAATATGGGGCCGCTCGATCAGGTGATGGACATGATCCCCGGTTTCGGTGGCGGGATCAAGGATCAGCTCCCCGACGACGCGATGGACGTCACCCAGGATCGCATGCGTAGCTTCAGCGTCATCATGGATTCGATGACCGACGCCGAGAAGGAGTACCCGAAGGCCATCGGCGCGAGCCAGATCGAACGCATCGCCCGTGGGTCGGGAACCAGCGAGGAACAGGTCCGGGAACTGCTCCAGCAGTACAAGATGATGGAAAAGACCCTCAAGCAGTTCCAGGGCATGGGCTCGGACAAGGAGATGCAGCGCATGATGCAGCAGATGCAACAGCAAGGCGGTGGCGGCGGCGGCGGAATGGGCGGTATGGGTCCGTTCTAG
- a CDS encoding CBS domain-containing protein, whose product MHDTIPVAEIMVTDVVTAPPDANVSQAATLLRDEHVSSVVVARDDDPVGIVTEGDFATQLCERTDLGTHELADVMSEPLETIAPETTIVEAVDTLRTDDLEHLPVVDDGELVGILTTTELSYYVPHLAHRAKKVEPKAESQRRQVRTDTQYERDEWEFEYRGEDETTVSVGDVARFSKTLSSEDVEAFAEISGDTNRLHLDASYAAETRFGERIVHGVLANGLISAALARLPGLTIYLSQESSFRAPLSIGEHVTATCEIVENLGGDRYRIETTVTDDDETVVLEGDAVVLIDELPPEPSVEEESATVD is encoded by the coding sequence ATGCACGACACGATTCCAGTCGCCGAGATCATGGTCACCGACGTCGTCACCGCCCCGCCGGACGCGAACGTCTCGCAGGCTGCCACGCTACTGCGCGACGAGCACGTCAGTTCGGTGGTCGTCGCTCGAGACGACGACCCAGTCGGGATCGTCACGGAGGGCGACTTCGCGACGCAACTCTGTGAACGGACCGACCTCGGTACTCACGAACTGGCCGACGTGATGTCCGAACCGCTCGAGACGATCGCGCCCGAGACCACCATCGTCGAGGCAGTCGATACGCTTCGTACCGACGACCTCGAGCATCTACCGGTCGTCGATGACGGCGAACTCGTGGGTATCCTTACGACGACGGAACTGTCCTACTACGTACCACATTTGGCTCACCGGGCCAAGAAGGTCGAACCGAAGGCGGAATCCCAGCGCCGGCAGGTCCGGACCGACACCCAGTACGAACGCGACGAGTGGGAGTTCGAGTACCGCGGCGAGGACGAGACGACCGTCTCGGTCGGTGACGTCGCTCGCTTCTCGAAGACTCTCTCGAGCGAGGACGTCGAGGCCTTTGCGGAGATCAGCGGCGACACGAACCGACTCCATCTCGACGCGAGCTACGCCGCCGAGACCAGGTTCGGCGAGCGGATCGTCCACGGCGTGCTCGCAAACGGCCTGATCAGCGCGGCGCTCGCACGGCTCCCGGGGCTGACGATCTACCTCTCCCAGGAGAGTAGCTTCCGTGCGCCGCTGTCGATCGGCGAGCACGTCACCGCGACCTGCGAAATCGTCGAGAACCTCGGCGGCGATCGGTACCGGATCGAGACCACTGTCACGGACGACGACGAGACCGTCGTCCTCGAGGGTGACGCAGTCGTCCTGATCGACGAACTGCCACCCGAGCCGTCGGTCGAGGAAGAGTCAGCGACGGTCGACTGA
- a CDS encoding twin-arginine translocation signal domain-containing protein: MDRRQFLATGATLASAAAGGCVGCATAPTLSLSMETTSNTDIADRLTRSLESDDDDDRIALEAAEGETVTAQGLSEPFPSETPYVHDGAVYVAETTVVDRASGTLFGYAINPVDEDETVDPENAIHYDDLPEVDREAFGDRWDSSDPFLGYGTSVYYLEDDVDDSVLVPDQEYEVIVWPETRGRLEIDDGNDRPLKTYEYTADVVADSLEAYGRTVRGLVEFELGPFDDDAAAVVAEAIEEGTYDVPDGEELSAAESRVVVEFEGEEQVRRPNESPREPSSPNGRYVVRYEEEAYWTEIYVQKI, from the coding sequence ATGGACCGCCGCCAGTTCCTCGCGACTGGTGCGACGCTGGCCTCGGCAGCCGCCGGTGGCTGCGTGGGCTGTGCGACCGCGCCGACGCTCTCGCTCTCCATGGAAACGACGTCGAACACCGATATCGCCGATCGACTGACCAGATCCCTCGAGTCGGACGACGACGACGACCGGATCGCGCTCGAGGCCGCCGAGGGCGAGACCGTGACTGCACAGGGACTCTCGGAGCCGTTTCCGTCGGAGACACCGTACGTCCACGACGGAGCCGTCTACGTCGCCGAGACGACGGTCGTCGACCGTGCGTCGGGAACACTGTTCGGCTACGCGATCAATCCGGTCGACGAGGACGAGACCGTCGACCCCGAGAACGCGATCCACTACGACGACCTCCCCGAGGTCGACAGGGAGGCGTTCGGTGACCGCTGGGACTCGTCAGATCCGTTTCTCGGCTACGGCACGTCCGTCTACTATCTCGAGGACGACGTCGACGACTCGGTGCTGGTCCCCGATCAGGAGTACGAGGTCATCGTGTGGCCGGAGACGCGCGGTCGGCTCGAGATAGACGACGGGAACGATCGGCCACTGAAAACCTACGAGTACACTGCCGACGTCGTGGCGGACTCGCTCGAGGCGTACGGACGGACGGTTCGGGGCCTCGTCGAGTTCGAACTCGGCCCGTTCGACGACGACGCGGCGGCAGTCGTCGCAGAGGCGATCGAGGAGGGGACGTACGACGTCCCCGACGGCGAGGAGCTATCGGCAGCGGAATCGCGCGTCGTGGTCGAATTCGAGGGCGAAGAACAGGTTCGACGGCCGAACGAGTCTCCCCGCGAACCGTCGTCGCCGAACGGCAGGTACGTGGTCCGGTACGAGGAGGAGGCCTACTGGACGGAAATCTACGTTCAGAAGATCTGA
- a CDS encoding RNA-binding domain-containing protein: MTDVYRVDVEITAPIYDTEVTSRVTDAVVNVFPNAELEEEFGEVRGETHSLDHFSDLLHRQEILDTARGEFFANREGDTFTFALKKQAAFQGRVNFSVGEPDELGEIGVRVRVEEPTVEEYVDHIAPPTEDGRPIDE, translated from the coding sequence ATGACAGACGTCTACCGCGTCGACGTAGAGATCACGGCACCGATCTACGACACCGAGGTCACGAGCCGAGTGACCGACGCCGTCGTCAACGTCTTCCCCAACGCAGAACTCGAGGAGGAGTTCGGCGAGGTCAGGGGCGAAACCCACTCACTGGATCACTTCTCGGACCTGCTGCACCGCCAGGAGATTCTCGACACTGCTCGCGGCGAGTTCTTCGCGAATCGCGAGGGCGATACCTTCACGTTCGCGCTGAAGAAACAGGCGGCCTTCCAGGGTCGCGTGAACTTCTCGGTCGGGGAACCCGACGAACTCGGCGAGATCGGTGTCCGCGTCCGCGTCGAGGAGCCGACCGTCGAGGAGTACGTCGACCACATCGCGCCGCCGACCGAAGACGGCCGGCCGATCGACGAGTAG
- a CDS encoding AAA family ATPase, with translation MHVIGTVGLPGSGKGEAATVAREDGIPVVTMGDVVRQETADRGLDPTKDHGKVAQALRDENGPAAIAERSLPMIEDRLEDGDAVLVDGIRSDTEVDVFEERFGDDFTLVSIEAPFELRAERLETRGRDAAEDDGGESLQARDERERGFGMDDAMERADVVVENTDSLEAFRDRIRSIIREGVDSELENTEVNP, from the coding sequence ATGCACGTCATCGGAACGGTGGGGCTGCCCGGCAGCGGCAAAGGCGAGGCGGCCACCGTCGCACGCGAAGACGGAATCCCGGTGGTGACGATGGGCGACGTCGTCCGCCAGGAGACGGCCGACCGCGGACTCGATCCCACGAAAGACCACGGGAAGGTCGCCCAGGCGCTGCGCGACGAGAACGGGCCGGCGGCGATCGCCGAGCGGTCGCTCCCGATGATCGAGGACCGCCTCGAGGACGGCGACGCGGTGCTGGTCGACGGCATCCGCTCCGATACGGAGGTCGACGTCTTCGAGGAGCGGTTCGGCGACGACTTCACCCTCGTCAGCATCGAGGCACCGTTCGAACTCCGAGCCGAACGCCTCGAGACTCGTGGCCGGGACGCCGCCGAGGACGACGGCGGCGAGTCCCTGCAGGCCCGCGACGAGCGTGAACGCGGGTTCGGGATGGACGACGCGATGGAGCGAGCGGACGTCGTCGTCGAGAACACCGACTCGCTCGAGGCGTTTCGCGATCGAATCCGGTCGATCATCCGCGAGGGAGTCGATTCGGAACTCGAGAATACGGAGGTAAACCCATGA
- a CDS encoding NADPH-dependent FMN reductase encodes MTQTPTVVAVSGSLRTESYTRTALQYVLEEATDAGAETTLLDLQEYDLPVYDPDVDGQGDGREVKRIVREADAVALGTPVYHGSYSGALKNFHDYCGWDEYEDTTVGLLATAGGGSYGSTLDHLRITVRGVHGWVLPHQVGIRNASSRFVDDPDAIDGRAFEEAKLQERVEKLGRMLTEYAFIDPDVSSARAEADD; translated from the coding sequence ATGACGCAGACGCCGACCGTGGTCGCCGTTTCCGGTAGCCTCCGTACCGAGAGCTACACTCGAACCGCCCTCCAGTACGTCCTCGAGGAAGCGACCGATGCAGGTGCAGAGACGACGTTACTCGACCTGCAGGAGTACGATCTCCCCGTCTACGATCCCGACGTCGACGGCCAGGGGGACGGCCGAGAGGTCAAACGAATCGTCCGCGAGGCAGACGCCGTCGCGCTCGGCACCCCCGTCTATCACGGCTCCTACTCGGGCGCACTGAAGAACTTCCACGACTATTGTGGCTGGGACGAGTACGAGGACACCACCGTCGGCCTGCTCGCAACCGCCGGCGGCGGGAGCTACGGGTCGACGCTCGATCACCTCCGCATTACCGTACGGGGCGTCCACGGCTGGGTTCTTCCCCATCAGGTTGGGATCCGCAACGCCTCGAGTCGGTTCGTCGACGATCCGGACGCGATCGACGGCCGAGCGTTCGAGGAGGCAAAACTGCAGGAACGCGTCGAGAAACTCGGCCGGATGCTCACGGAGTACGCGTTCATCGATCCCGACGTCAGTTCGGCTCGAGCGGAAGCCGACGACTGA
- a CDS encoding GNAT family N-acetyltransferase has product MKIRPLEPGDVETLVDDLWFPLAREMGDLDEFNRVADDVREDAIGYHERALTDEERILLVAVEDGEFVGFVYAKRERAMPTFQRTYDLHVIEVYVREASRQQGIASELLAAVESWENARECEWASLVVHVDNHAAQSLYEDHGFDVKRKFFAKRLE; this is encoded by the coding sequence ATGAAAATCCGTCCGCTCGAGCCCGGCGACGTGGAGACGCTGGTCGACGACCTCTGGTTTCCGCTCGCTCGCGAGATGGGCGACCTCGACGAGTTCAATCGGGTTGCAGACGACGTTCGCGAGGACGCCATCGGCTACCACGAGCGGGCGCTCACCGACGAGGAACGCATCCTTCTCGTAGCCGTCGAGGATGGGGAGTTCGTCGGGTTCGTCTACGCGAAACGGGAGCGAGCGATGCCGACGTTCCAGCGCACGTACGACCTCCACGTCATCGAAGTCTACGTGCGCGAGGCGTCGCGCCAGCAGGGGATCGCTTCCGAACTGCTAGCTGCGGTCGAATCCTGGGAGAACGCACGGGAGTGTGAGTGGGCATCGCTCGTGGTCCACGTCGACAACCACGCAGCACAGTCGCTGTACGAGGATCACGGGTTCGACGTGAAGCGAAAATTCTTCGCGAAACGGCTTGAATAG
- a CDS encoding GIY-YIG nuclease family protein — protein MADDHVVYVLECADGSLYTGYTTDLERRVAEHDAGDGAKYTRGRTPVELVYHERYETQSAAMSREYEIKQLSRREKERLVGLEASD, from the coding sequence ATGGCCGACGATCACGTCGTCTACGTCCTCGAGTGTGCCGACGGCTCCCTCTACACCGGCTATACGACCGACCTCGAGCGACGCGTCGCGGAACACGACGCCGGCGACGGCGCGAAGTACACTCGCGGCCGAACACCGGTCGAACTCGTCTACCACGAACGTTACGAGACCCAGTCGGCGGCGATGTCCCGCGAGTACGAAATCAAGCAGTTGAGTCGCCGGGAGAAAGAGCGGTTGGTCGGTCTCGAGGCGAGTGACTAA
- a CDS encoding DUF7563 family protein — translation MPKCDHCDAHVSERFARVFADDHGEIHACISCSANAGIAEAAKERARGT, via the coding sequence ATGCCAAAGTGTGACCACTGCGACGCGCACGTTTCCGAGCGCTTTGCGCGCGTCTTCGCCGACGACCACGGCGAAATCCACGCGTGTATCAGCTGCTCGGCCAACGCGGGGATTGCCGAAGCCGCGAAAGAACGCGCTCGCGGCACCTGA
- a CDS encoding DUF1931 family protein: MADLIVKAAVKEALDDKNVASDFYEALDEEVDELLEDAARRAEANDRKTVQPRDL; this comes from the coding sequence ATGGCAGATCTTATCGTCAAAGCCGCCGTTAAGGAAGCGCTCGATGACAAGAACGTCGCTTCGGACTTCTACGAAGCACTCGACGAAGAGGTTGACGAGCTGCTCGAGGACGCCGCCCGACGAGCCGAGGCCAACGACCGGAAGACGGTCCAGCCTCGCGACCTGTAA
- a CDS encoding GNAT family N-acetyltransferase translates to MSVQRPPSEAAWDSSQCEPTEYCPPRCPRFVDEDGRSMLIRQPEPADHDRLRQLYDEFDDAHRAQGLPPTTDERLEEWLSRTLEEGRNFVADYDGRIVGHSFYTPADHPEPELAVFVHHDHHGRGIGTELCKHVVATGAATDRDAIVLEVERRNRVAVHIYQELGFETVRDGRELLMRRSFEEDEENPFRRSNTAEA, encoded by the coding sequence ATGAGCGTCCAGCGACCCCCGTCGGAGGCCGCGTGGGACTCGAGCCAGTGTGAGCCGACCGAGTACTGTCCACCTCGCTGTCCGCGGTTCGTCGACGAGGACGGACGCTCGATGCTGATCCGGCAACCGGAACCAGCCGACCACGACCGGCTCCGGCAGTTGTACGACGAGTTCGACGACGCCCACCGCGCCCAGGGCCTCCCACCGACGACCGACGAGCGACTCGAGGAGTGGCTATCGAGAACACTCGAGGAGGGAAGGAACTTCGTCGCCGACTACGACGGCCGGATCGTCGGCCACAGTTTCTACACGCCGGCGGACCATCCGGAGCCGGAACTCGCGGTGTTCGTCCACCACGACCATCACGGTCGCGGGATCGGAACCGAACTCTGCAAGCACGTCGTCGCGACCGGCGCGGCGACGGATCGAGACGCGATCGTCCTCGAGGTCGAACGTCGCAACCGCGTCGCCGTCCACATCTACCAGGAACTCGGGTTCGAAACAGTCAGAGACGGCCGCGAACTGCTCATGCGACGCTCGTTCGAGGAGGACGAAGAGAATCCGTTTCGGCGGTCGAACACGGCCGAAGCGTAG
- the fni gene encoding type 2 isopentenyl-diphosphate Delta-isomerase: MPETSDRKDDHIRIIEEEDVETAGAGFADIDLVHEALPEVHRDEIDTTTTLFGHELAAPIVIESMTGGHPNTTKINRALAEAAQETNIAMGVGSQRAGLELDDEDLLESYTVVRDVAPDAFLYGNVGAAQLLEYDVEDVEEAVDMIEADAIAVHLNFLQEAVQPEGDVDARGCLEEIERVADGLSVPVVVKETGNGIARETAERLAEAGVDAIDVAGQGGTTWSGIESYRAAAVGADRQEAIGQLFRAWGVPTAVSTYEAAQVHDTVIASGGVRSGLDIAKAIALGAQAGGLAKPFLGPAGQGTGAVVDLIETLELELRTAMFVTGSGSVDELRDTDYVVLGRTKEYLESRSE, encoded by the coding sequence ATGCCCGAGACATCCGACAGGAAAGACGACCACATCCGCATCATCGAGGAAGAAGACGTCGAGACCGCAGGCGCCGGATTCGCCGACATCGACCTCGTCCACGAGGCGCTCCCGGAGGTCCATCGCGACGAAATCGACACGACGACGACGCTGTTCGGGCACGAACTCGCGGCCCCCATCGTCATCGAGAGCATGACGGGCGGCCACCCGAACACGACCAAGATCAACCGGGCGCTGGCCGAGGCAGCCCAGGAGACGAACATCGCCATGGGCGTCGGCAGCCAGCGTGCCGGCCTCGAGTTAGACGACGAAGACCTGCTCGAGTCCTACACCGTCGTTCGCGACGTCGCACCCGACGCGTTCCTCTACGGGAACGTCGGCGCGGCCCAGTTGCTCGAATACGACGTCGAGGACGTCGAAGAGGCCGTCGACATGATCGAGGCCGACGCGATCGCGGTCCACCTCAACTTCTTACAGGAGGCGGTTCAGCCCGAGGGTGACGTCGACGCTCGTGGCTGTCTCGAGGAGATCGAACGCGTTGCGGACGGGCTCTCGGTTCCGGTGGTCGTCAAGGAGACGGGCAACGGCATCGCACGGGAGACGGCCGAGCGACTCGCAGAGGCTGGCGTCGACGCTATCGACGTCGCTGGTCAGGGTGGAACGACCTGGTCTGGAATCGAGTCCTACCGTGCCGCCGCGGTCGGAGCCGACCGCCAGGAAGCGATCGGACAGCTGTTCCGTGCCTGGGGCGTTCCGACGGCAGTCAGCACCTACGAGGCTGCACAGGTCCACGACACCGTTATCGCAAGCGGCGGCGTCCGCTCCGGACTCGACATCGCGAAGGCGATCGCTCTCGGCGCACAGGCAGGCGGCCTCGCGAAGCCGTTCCTCGGCCCCGCAGGACAGGGAACTGGCGCGGTCGTCGACCTGATCGAGACGCTCGAACTCGAGCTTCGAACCGCGATGTTCGTCACCGGTTCCGGGTCGGTCGACGAACTGCGTGACACCGACTACGTCGTGCTCGGTCGGACAAAGGAGTACCTCGAGTCGCGTTCGGAGTGA
- a CDS encoding AbrB/MazE/SpoVT family DNA-binding domain-containing protein, producing the protein MGTHSFKANNGEELTLTVDDRGRVTLPKEVRDRLGIESNDEIPATLVGSVLEVNPKPSSKLETATANREEWENTTPTDAGESLFGPMDR; encoded by the coding sequence ATGGGAACCCACTCATTCAAAGCGAACAACGGGGAAGAACTCACGCTCACAGTGGACGATAGAGGACGGGTAACACTCCCTAAAGAGGTTCGAGACCGATTAGGAATCGAATCGAACGATGAGATTCCTGCAACCCTCGTCGGATCAGTTCTTGAAGTCAACCCCAAACCGAGCTCGAAATTAGAGACAGCAACAGCCAATCGGGAGGAATGGGAGAACACGACACCAACTGATGCCGGAGAATCGCTCTTCGGACCAATGGACCGGTGA